The genome window CTCTCGACGATGTTGTTGCGATTACCATTTTTACGGTTTTGTTGGGGCTGTACGGGGGGGAGTCCGTCCGTATCGGCAGTGCGCTGGGTGGGATTCCGGTGAGTATTCTGCTGGGGATTGGTGCCGGTTTGCTGACGGGCTGGATTCTTTTGAAGCTGTTTGAAAAGTTCAATCCGCGTGCCACGAAACGAACGTTGATTGTGGTCGGGGTTTCGATTCTTCTGGTTCGTGTTCAGCAGCTGCTGGATGGACATATTCCATTTGCCGCGCTGCTGGCCGTGATGGCGTTGGGATTCCTGATTCTGGAAAAACGGGAGCATATGGCGCACGAACTTTCCTCCAAGCTTGGGAAAATCTGGGTGTTTGCCTCGATCCTTCTTTTTACGCTGGTTGGCGCACAGGTTGATATTTCGGTGGCGGTTCAGGCCGGGCTGGCCGGGCTGGCGCTGATTGTTTGCGGAGTAATGATGCGCAGCGCCGGTGTTTTGCTGTGCCTTGCCGGCAGTTCTTTGACAACGGGCGAGCGCCTGTTTGTTACCGTTGCATACTGGCCGAAAGCCACTGTGCAGGCAGCCATCGGGGCGGTACCGCTGGGGTTGATGAGCCAGCTCGGCCGTAACCAGGCTCCCGGGGAGATTATTTTGGCCGTTGCTGTGATGAGCATTCTCTTTACCGCGCCGATCGGCGCCGCCGTTACCTCCTGGGCCGGACACCGCTTCCTGTCTGTCGATACGGATGAACACGCCGCCTTCGATGCCGCCCGCGAGAGTGAGGCCTGATGGAGGCCGGCTTAGACATGCCGGATTTTTGTTGACTCGAATTGTTAATTTTTGCATCAATAAATAATCAATTCGAATTCGGAGGGCTTCTGGAGATGGTATTGCAATGAAATTTATTTTACGGCTGTTTTTATGCATGGGAGCTCTGCGGGTTTCTGCTGGGGAACACAGCGTGGCGGCAGATTCTGTTGTGCGCATTCCTTACGCGCAGGATCTGAACGAGGAGATGCTCTATTACGTTTTTGAGTGGGGCGATGGAACGGTTGCTCCGAGTTCGATCAAGCGTTCCGGGATTCATGGTTTCATGGAGCATCAATATATGTCTCCCGGAACATATCAGGGGCGCTTCTGTGCTATCAGTGTCGGGGGGCAGCAAAGTGAGTGGACGCCGTTTGCGGTTGAGGTGACCGGAGCAGCACAGGAGTCCTCTCCTGTGATCGGTCGGTCCGGTGCGTGGTCCAGTGCTGTGCCGAAAGAATACTGGGAGCGTCAGGTCTGTGAGCTGAAGCTTGACGGCCTGTATGCGCTTGATCAGTTGCATATAAACTCAGCGACAAACTTCCCGTCGCATTTCCGAATCGAATATTCCATCAACGGCGGAAAAAACTGGTACAAACTCAATACAGCACAATGTTTCTTTTTTCCGAACATTGGAAAAAAGGATGCCGTGTTTTCATTTAACGGTGTGGTCGCCAATGCCGTGCGGCTGCTGACCACTCGTATGGAACCGGGCAAAGGGGTTTCTATCGGCGGAATGAAGCTGACGGGCAGCAAGGAGTTTCTTTTTGACTGCTCGGAGCGTGGAACGACCATTGCCGCACTGAATAACCTCTGGTACGCCTATGGAAGCGCCATTAATGAAGTGCATCTGGATTATGCCAGTTCGGGGCAGAGCAAACGGCCGTTCGAATGCGGTGTAAGC of Tichowtungia aerotolerans contains these proteins:
- a CDS encoding cation:proton antiporter domain-containing protein → MAVSLAELILIGLLADWLFRKCRLPGLIGLLLLGIVAGPCVLNVLAPDFRAISKDLRLMALIVILLRAGFELSRDALEKAGWRTIALSCVPGIFEGVTITLLGPRFLPLTTLEAAMLGFIIAAVSPAVVVPLMIRFIEEKRGAQKAIPTMVLAAASLDDVVAITIFTVLLGLYGGESVRIGSALGGIPVSILLGIGAGLLTGWILLKLFEKFNPRATKRTLIVVGVSILLVRVQQLLDGHIPFAALLAVMALGFLILEKREHMAHELSSKLGKIWVFASILLFTLVGAQVDISVAVQAGLAGLALIVCGVMMRSAGVLLCLAGSSLTTGERLFVTVAYWPKATVQAAIGAVPLGLMSQLGRNQAPGEIILAVAVMSILFTAPIGAAVTSWAGHRFLSVDTDEHAAFDAARESEA